Below is a window of Dioscorea cayenensis subsp. rotundata cultivar TDr96_F1 unplaced genomic scaffold, TDr96_F1_v2_PseudoChromosome.rev07_lg8_w22 25.fasta BLBR01000835.1, whole genome shotgun sequence DNA.
GGACCACCTACCGCCCAATCAACTTTTGTTTAGTGTCATATTGGATGCAAAGAACGCCTACAATTCCAATGAGAACCAAAGGAACCAATATCCAACCTCCTTCAATGCTGTAATCTGTTTAATGATACCACTGCATGTGGGTTTCATAAATGAACCTACCTTCTCTTATCTTTTAGGAGGCCAAGATTAGCAGATGGGCAGTTTTATTTAGAGCACCATTTAAGATATCTACTAGAACCTTCATAAGATGGTCACTCGCTTGCCTCCGTATTAATTGCAATAAACTGAGGAAGTTGTGCTTACTCTCTACCTATTAAATGAAACCATTATGCTCTATGTTTGTAAGAATTTGTCGGTttttaaatgcaaattacaacACTTTAACTCATTGAACCTCAAATGACTATTTGAATTTATCACTAAAGCAGCAGCAGTTGTTCTAGTACGGAACTTCAGAATGGTTGGTGAGTCTTATTATTGCTTTGGGTTATGGTATACCTTCTCCCTATGGCTATGGGTAGACATTGTGGAATGGAGTAGTGTCAGGACTCAGGATGATGTGAGCCTATCAAAGTGTGAAACTTGTGGCTTTTTCCTTGAGGATTTTCTAAGCTGTATGGCAGTCTGGTAATGCAGGACAGCAAATGAATAGTAAAAGAATCTTGTCTTTGATGTTACTCTTGTAGATCAAAAACTTAGTTGTAACCTTTGTAGTTCCGTCTGAATTACGTAAAGAGATGATTGGAAAGTAAGATGaatagtttgttttgtttactaAAAACAGAGAAGATTAGACATTTACTATCAAATTAAGGTGGCAAAACTCATTATTGTGCACCGATTTTGTAGATTGTGATAACGAATGCAGTGGATTGCAATTAATCTTCAAATCGTCCTTTGTTAGTTGTCCTTTGTTATTGCAATCTTCAAATTAAGAAAATGTTTGAGGGCTCTTAGCATTTTGGGACCAAGAGGTACTCAAGGCTCAATGGCATCGTACATCTGGGTGGCCGTTGGAGAAGAAAGAGTAGTTAGTTGTCCTCTGTCATCTCATTGGTTTTGCTACAACAATGCATTCATTTCCAACAATAAATGACTTAGCTGTTGTAGGTTAGCCTCCTCTTAAAGACACCGAGGCTGTAATAGCCTCAACTTCACAACCCCCACTCATCTGCATAGACTTCCATTGGCCAGTGAGCTGGTGACATGGAATGAGATTGGTTGGATATATAAATAGTGTGCAGTAGCAGTGAggcttttagttttgtttcttttgttttcatggCTTGCAAGAGAGATGGACATCTCCTcatgttcttgttttttctcaGCATACTTAGATCATTTCAAGGTCCTGAATGCCTGTTTCAtgacttttttcttttattttactgcTTGTGAAATTGTCTTCCTAATTGCTTATGTGTTGTGTGAGTGAgtgttgttttctttcttctttttttttaaaaaatttttttatcttgaagAATTTCACATACGGAGTAAACGTCAAAGTGTGTGGGCTATAGAGAACAACATTTTCTAAGAATCTGTTTCATgactttctcttttgtttttactGCTCATATGTTGTGTGAGcgagtgtttttttattttttatctttaagaATTTCACATATTATGGAGTAAACGTCAAAGTGTATGGGCTATAGACTATAGAGAACAACATTTCCTCTTAGAAAATGCTCACGTTTTTGCATGTGAATTTATGTTCTCTTTGTTGTGTCCTTGTCCCCATATCTTATGTTGAAGTTTCAAATTCATCACCACTCTTTCTAGGAAAGCtggttttgattttatctttcatAGTTCAAACTATGTTCAGAACTTTATATTGAGTAATAACAAAAGAATTTTGCAGGAAGGGAATTACCAACCAAATCCAAATACTCATATCTCAGAACAGCAAGCAGCTTCTCATCAACACCTGAACAAGAGTATGACTACATCATAGTGGGTGGAGGCACATCTGGCTGCCCTCTTGCTGCTACTCTCTCTAAGAAATACAGTGTGCTTGTTCTGGAGAGGGGTGGCTCCCCTTATGGCAATTTGAATGTCTCTTACTTACAGAACTTCCATATTTCTCTGGCTGATACCTCTCCCACCTCTCCTTCACAACCATTCATATCCACTGATGGAGTCATCAATGCCAGAGCAAGGGTCTTGGGAGGAGGAACTTGCATTAATGCTGGTTTCTACTCCAGAGCCAGCCAAAGGTATGTCTTTGCATTCTCCCTTCTTCTCTAATTCTTCTTGAAAGGAATGATCACAATTGCCTTAAAGTTTGTGTTGTTGGAGATTTGGAATTTCATGCATTCTTTGCTACTAGAATTAATTTCTCGTTGGTTGGTTGATATAGAGATTGAACTGGCTATCATGATTTTGAATAGAGGTTAAACAGATCATAATTAGCTCAAACAAAAAGGAATGAATTGATGCATAACTAGATTCAGTACTGCATTATCAATGCTCTTATCTAATTTTTGCGGCTATTGAGAAGTTAATTAAGGTATAATTTAGTTCTATTCATTTTTGCCTTCCTCTTACAATATAAAGGACTAGAATTGAAAGATGTTGAACAGAAGACTtgacttatttttctttttccaacttCATTTTCTAGGCTAATCACCATTATTTTCAATTGTTGTTGCTATTTGTGGATTGAAGATCTAGCAACACTCGAGTTTGGTTTGCGTTCGTGGATTGAAGATCTAGTACTGCTTTCTCATTTGTTTGGTTTACGTTCACCggtttattcttaattttagaAGCTTGACATTGACAAAAAGCAGAAACCTACATTAACTTCATTAAAAGAATTAGTTGGGAAAGAGGAGCAGCTCAAGAGATTAATTTCTGAACTTACCATGCCATCTCATCAAGTTTCCTGATCTTTTTCAGCTTTGTGAGGAATGCCGGATGGGATTTAGACCTAGTAAATGAAGCATTTCCATGGGTTGAGAAGCAGATAGTCCAGTGGCCCAAGCTAGCACCATGGCAAACTGCACTAAGGAATGGACTTCTTCAAGCCGGTATCTCTCCTTTCAATGGATACACTTATGACCACATCAATGGAACTAAGATTGGGGGCACTATCTTCACCAAACATGGCTTCCGGCGAACAGCTGCTGATCTTCTTCTCGCCGGGAACCCGAAGAACCTCAAAGTCTTACTCCATGCCACTGTGCAGAAAATTCTTTTTGATACTAAAGGTATTATTAGCTCATTTACTGAATCAGTTATTTCAGTTACCATTGGTGTTCCTGATTCCTGAACCAACTTCATGCAACAGGACTGAGACCGAAGGCGATAGGAGTGTTGTTCAAGGATGAATGTGGCCGCCTACACCGGGCTTTCGTCAATGGCAACAGTCGAAGTGAAGTTATTGTCTCTTCTGGTACAGTAGGCAGCCCCCAGCTGCTGCTCCTGAGCGGCATTGGTCCGAAAAATGATCTCCAGAAGCTAAACATCACGGTAATCCTCAACAACCCCCATGTCGGCAAAGGGCTTTCAGACAACCCCATGAACTCCATCTTCATACCTTCCAAGAAGCCTGTCAAGCAGTCCCTTATTGAAACTGTGGGAATTACGACATTCGGTTCCTTCATTGAGGCCAGCAGTGGCTTTGGCCAGTCCTCAGACAGCATCCATTGCCATCATGGTATCATGTCCGCCGAGGTGATTTGATCATCAACCTCTTCAATTCACATTTCCGAATATTATTATCTATCAAATCTAATTGTTATCTTGTTCTTGTGTCTGTTAACAGATTGGACAACTCTCCACCATTCCACCAAGCCAAAAGAAGTCTGGATTCTATAAAGGATTATGCAAAAAGAAAGCATGAAATCCCAATGGAGGCATTTCAAGGCGGCTTCATACTAGAAAAGATCGACGGTCCACTCTCTGTCGGTCAGCTCACATTGCTAAACACCGACATCGATACCACTCCATCCATCACCTTCAACTACTTCAGCCACCCTTCTGATCTCCATCGCTGTGTTCTCGGTATTCGTACTATCGAGAAGATCATACAAACAAAACAGTTTGCTGATCTTATTGAAGATGATGCTATCACCATGGAGATGCTTTCTCAACATGAGTGTCAAAAGCCAATGTGAATTTGATACCAAAGAACACCAATGACACAGCCCTCATTAGAGCAATTCTGTCGAGACACTGTAATCACCATTTGGCATTACCATGGAGGATGCCATGCCGGCAAGGTGCTAGACCATAAATACCGTGTTCTCGGTGTCGATAATTTACGCGTCATTGATAGTTCTACTTTCAATTCCTCTCCTGGCACCAATCCTCAGGCCACTGTCCTGATGCTTGGAAGGTATACATacaaacacatatacacatgcatgtactatgtatatatatatatatatatatatatatatatatatatatatatatatatatatatatatatttatgaattattttaggCTCTGAACTTGTTagtttgtttgtatttatttgcaGGTACATGGGAGTGAAGATCCTGAAGGAGAGAGTGGAGCATGAAGGGAAACCAGAAAGGGATTAGTTGATTTATATATGATCTTTTGTGGATGAAtacattgaagtgatttttgttttttgggggACTAAGCTTGATTGATCCTTTGAATTAAAGGATATATAGAACTAGTTGTTGGGATATCATTGTTTTGTCCGTTGCTCATGAGACTTAAGTGGTCAAATGTACAATTTAGCTAAGTGTTCATGGttgcaaggttgtcagacccggttAAAGCGAGTCGAGTCGATGGGTTCATCGGATCGAGCCGAGGGATGAAACCAAAATtcgataattaaatataaaaatattataataattaataatgagcaaaatataatattaaacccataattatattataaaaacctcactcaaatttgatatttaaatcgATAAACGACCTTATATACGATAGGGTttttaattatgtcatttatttttatatttttttaaatatttacaaatttaatatattagtatataattATCGAAACTCCTCtcagtgttatttatttatttgtttattagttgattttattaaaataaataagaaattaattcactaatttttatatctcaattgaaatatttttatttttaagttttcttatatttttatttaattagaatactttaatttttatattttttataataaaaattacactcatttattatttttatttttcttaataaattaaatttttagaaagtatttacataacacattaatatattttatttttaaatgttaatttttgttggtatgtttatgatatatatatatatatatatattgtaattttatttattgattataaattataaattaatattaataaatatacacgattttgtggtttctaatgagaaaataataataaattattaaatattgtattaaacaTCTATGACCCGATTGACTACGtagggtcaaccggttcccggttgaacctgCCCAGGTCACCGAGGTTATACTGCGCTTTTTAATACCCGAGTCAATCGGGTATACCCGGTCAGCCACATGGTCGGTctcggtttttccggttgaagcCGTAGGCCGATCCGGGTCCCGACAACCTTGCATGGTTGTGGTtttcagaaatatatatatataagaaaagatcatctagggacgttttaaatcttagccgttggatcatcatccaatgGTTGATTGTCTATATAAACACTGCACATCTTTTTACGATTCATGATCATCTGTCACAACATCAGTAAAACGCGGTTTCTATCATTTATAAGGATAAGGCACGTCGATTCTTATCCGAGTGGTtattatggacatccctagatgatgggtcctcatatatatatatatatatatatatatatacttacaaAGAATGAATATTATCTCGTTAATTAAAGAATATGGAGTTAATAGTTTCATTATCTCTATTATGACACAAtgattttttacttatatatcacGCACGGACCAgattatataaaatttgatttactaATAAGCAACAAAatgcttctatttaaaaaattattggagaaacaaataaatacagaAGTAGTGCACACAAATATATAGAGATGGAGGTACATTCAAAGTATGTAATGCATAAACAGTATATAAACAATACTGTGATTGGGCTATCCCGTTGACAAATCTGGTTTTGcttgttgatttaatttgttaaaaatatcattacttatGAGTCCCTGATTATTTTGAAGTCTTATAattctttactatttttttaatcctaaaATCCTCCATATTCAGCCCTGCCGAATGCCAACTTTTGGTCAAAACAAATATGGCAAAAAGTCAATTTTTGTTCTTAAATCTAAATTAAGTTTAAATTAATTGTCCAACAACCTCAGCATGTTTATTTTAGGCACTTTTTACAAAAGGTATACATGCAGCATATCTGATTTTTCATTGTGAATATACACCAAAATTCTTTTTGATATAAGTATATGTAatgtaaatgtatttttttactatagatatatgtaaaaaaatatgcaatttcaTAGCAGTGTACATGCACATacaaacttttatatatatttacatacaaATATGAATTTGTATAAgggtttttttatgtaaatatgctCCATTATAAAGgtgtttttttgtaaatattaacTTTACactggaatatatatatatatatttataaaaataggcATGCAAACATATTTTGAACAAGAAACCGAcgttatttttattagaaaaagaaaccGACGTGATGAATATCATTATTCAATCcaaattatctaaataattaatattttactcAAATTAATGGAAGAAATATTAGaattagtaaaaaataaaaatagcatcgaAAGTCGATATTGAACTCAATTTAGTTACGAGGACTAAAATCACTTTCTGGTCTGCACCGAGGACTAAAACGCACTTTCACTGAGTTCATATTTTACATAGATAGTTTAAGCCAGGTGACGTCAGTTTCAGTGACGTGGCAATTCCCAATTGGGCATCAATGTCGAGCTTTGAAGAAAGCTTTGCATCTTCGACGTTGCCATCCCCGGCGGTAAACCTAATCCCATTCTCACCGCGCGAGATCCCTCGCCGGCATCGGCTTCTCGCCGGAgctccatccatccatcaatggCGACCCTCTCTGCCTTCGTATACGTGACCCTCGGCCttctcctcctcgtcctcctcgCCTCTTACTCTCCTTCTTCCCGCCTCCATCACCACGGCTCCCACCGCCGCCTCAAACTCCGCGATCCCGCCGCCCCGCCGTCACCCCCTGGTCGCCACCATGCCGCACCTTTCGACCCCCTTATTGCTGAGATCGAGCTTCACCGTGATGATCGCGAGTGGGAGCGCACCCACTTTGACATGCCCGCCGCCCCCGGCCACGAACCCCAGCCGGAATGGGAGGACTTTATTGACGCCGAGGACTACATCAATGATGAGGATCGATTCAATGTCACTCACCGTATTGTCCTCTTGTTCCCCAAGATCGATGTCGCCCCGATTGACGGCCGCATCAGCCTGGATGAACTCACGGATTGGAATCTTCAGCAGGCCGGACGTGAGGTGATGCACCGGACAAAGAGGGACATGGATCTGCACGACAAGAATCACGATGGGTTCGTTTCGTTTGACGAGTATGAGCCGCCGTCCTGGTCTCTGAATGCTGAAGGTCGGTGAGATGTTCTCTGTTTCTTAATTTTACTTGGAATTTGATGTTTTCTCGGGGTTTGATCTTTAtagctgaaaaaaaaatgagaaatttgtTCGTGAGATCCAGCTCTGAATTATTAGGATTGAATCTGGTTCTCCAGTGGAATTGTGGGTACTGGAAAGTTGTGGTCTTTTGTGGATCTTATTGCTTGAATTAACATCAATATAGTGACACTTAGGTTGATATTTTTGTTCTGTTTTTAGGTttattgatgatgatgttttatGGCAGGATATGGCACATCTTAGATTTGCAGACCCAATTTTATTGATATCAACTTTTTTTAACTGCAGTGGATATAATTTAAACAATGTGCTAGTGTCTAGGATTCTTTGGTGTTTCTCTATTGTTTTC
It encodes the following:
- the LOC120255092 gene encoding calumenin-like — protein: MATLSAFVYVTLGLLLLVLLASYSPSSRLHHHGSHRRLKLRDPAAPPSPPGRHHAAPFDPLIAEIELHRDDREWERTHFDMPAAPGHEPQPEWEDFIDAEDYINDEDRFNVTHRIVLLFPKIDVAPIDGRISLDELTDWNLQQAGREVMHRTKRDMDLHDKNHDGFVSFDEYEPPSWSLNAEDGSTWWKREHFDASDVDGNGVLNLTEFNDFLHPADSSSPKLIHWLCKEEIRERDKDNDGKLNFQEYFHGLFDSIRNYEDAYNQSDSMEAPANKLFKELDKDNDGFLSVDELIPVIGNLHPSERYYAKQQAEYVITQADADKDGQLSLKEMVEHPYVFYSSIFTEDDDDSDYHDEFR